In the genome of Patescibacteria group bacterium, the window AAGCCCTCTTAAACGTTTCTTGTTTTTCCTATTTTTAATCGCTTTCTCAAATTCTTCTTTTGTGGGTAGTCTTTTAAACCTAACTTCTTGCCATAATTTTTTTACTATCGCTTCAAATTCTTCAAAGACTTTTACAAAAGAAATGTCTATTTTTTTAATTGTGTTTTTTTTCTGTTTTGCCATTGGTTAAAGGGCTTTTCGTGAGGCAAAAACCAATGGAAATTTTAATCTTGCCCCACGAATAACCCTGATTTATTTTTATTCTTGCTTAAGGTCTTAAATTTTCTTTTCCCCTCAATTCTTCTGCTTTTTTAATAAGGTATTTTGCCAACTCACTAACAAACTCATTTATGTCTTTACTCTTCTCTGCAATTTCTTCTATTTCATTTCTTTTTTGCCAAAACAACTTGTGTGTTGCTTGACTAGTAGCAAGAAAATTTAAAGCTTGTTCTAACAATACAAATGCACCTGCATTTAATTTCATAGATTTAAGTTAATTTTTATTTAATAAATTCCGACCTTGAAAAGTTATTTTTATTCAAACCAAAAAGGGACAACCCTGCTGGATACCACCTTATTTAAGGGCAGAACAGAATTGTCCCTCTTTACCCTTAAATATAAATTGGTATCCACTTTTCATCTTACTTGTTTCAAACAAAAAATCAAAGCTTTTTAAACTTTGATTTTAATGTTAAATTGTAATGAAATGTAATCTAAGCCTTTAACTTCCTCTCTTTAAACTCATGGTAGAAGAATCACCTATCATTACAATTTTAGCGCCACACTCATAAATCAATTCAACAACAGCTCTTAAAAATCCAATGTCAGTTGAAGCCGGGCTTGGGTCAGCCGTATTAAAATTAGGTTTTAGCAAAACTGTTTCTCCCCTATTTATGAATTTTTTAAAACCACCAATTTCATTTACAGCTTTTAAAACTGACTCTTTTAAATTACTTTCAACTTTTACCTTGCTGACTTTATTCATATCTATTATTTTAAGTTTTTAAGGGTTTTTTGTCTATTTTAAATAAAAAAACTGGCTCTAGGCCAGCTCCTAAATATAAACTGAAATAGACAGCTATCCTCCGTATCTTCTTTGTCTTTTTACGTATTCTGAAATTGCCCGATTTAAATCCTTTTTATTAAAATCAGGCCAATATTTTTTAAAAAAGTAAAGCTCGCTATAAGCAGCCTGCCAAATTAAAAAATTAGAAATACGCTGCTCTTTTCCTGTTCTGATTATTAAATCCAAATCAGAAGTCCAAAGATTTTGAGAAATATCATCTTCACTAATTTTATCAACAGGAATTTTCTGCTTAATAATGTTTTTAACAGCTTCAACAATCTCTGCCCTGCCCCCATAACTTAATGCAAAATTCAAGGTCATGGCTTTATTGTTCTTGGTTAAATCTTCTATTTTTTTAATTGACAACTGAACAGCCTTTGGTAATCTGTCCCTTTGCCCAATCACTTTTATTTTAATATCTTGTTTAGAGGCTTCCTTAAAATGTGACTGCATTTTTTCAACTAGCTTCATTAAATAATTTATTTCTTTTTTTGGTCTTTTCCAATTTTCAGTTGAAAACACAAAAAGCGTTAAGGTCTTGACTCCTTTTTCTTTGCACCAATTTATCACCTTTTTAATATTGTCCAATCCCTCTTTATGACCTTCAAAAGCAGACAATCCCTTCTCTTTTGCCCACCTTCTATTGCCATCTAAGATAATGCCTAAATGGCTTGGAACTTGTTTAATGCTCATAATAAGAAATCGCTTTCTATTTTAAAATTTGTTGGCAGCGCCCATGGAGCTTTAAAACCAAAAAAATATGCTGATTTTGTTGCTAATTTTGAAAAATTAATTCTTGGTAAAAAAAACCTTTTAAGCTCTTTTTTATATTTTAAAAAATCTGGGAAATTTTTCAATAGAATGTCGGCTCCAATAAGGCCCCAGATGACTCCCCCGCCTGACCATGGTTTAGTCAATCCTGCAGCATCGCCACATAAAGTGATGCGGTTATTAGATGGTATTATAAGGCCTTGAGGTATTAAAGCTGAAACAAAGTTGCTTTCTTTGATTTTGTTCTTTTTTAAAAAATCATCAAAAACAATTTTAGCTTTATTAATTTCTTCAATAACCCCATATTCAACCTGTTCTCCTCTTGGGATTTTCCATAAAAACCCGTTTTCAGTTGGCCAAACTTCAACAAAATCTGAAAAGTCTTTTTTATTCTCAAAAACCTGAATTCCTAAACGGAATTTCGGCTCATCTAATTTCAAAAGCTTTCTAGTTGAAGACAGAGCGCCATCACAGCCAATAATTCTGTCAAAATTATCAGGCAAAAACTCCATACTACTATTTAAAACAATATTGCCTTTAAATTTCTCAACAAATAAAGCTATTAACCTATCAAGTTCAAAGTGGCTCATTACTAAGAACTTTTTTGAAAATTTAATATTTAAACTTTTTTTTGGAAAGTGCAGAACAGCACTTGTAATTTCATTTTCAATTAAATTCCGGCTTTCTGGAATAAAATCAAAGATTCTTTCTGAAAATAATCCGGAACAAGCAGTCTTGCCAATTTGCTTTTTTTTCTCAAAAACAGTAATCTCATGACCTTTTTCAGACAATTTCCAAGCCAGATAAAGCCCTATTACGCCTGCTCCAGCTATAGCTGTTTTTTGACTTTTGATACTCATACTCAATTTTAATTTCCTGTTTAAACTGCTCTTTAGCAACAATATATCCAGCAGCAAAAGAAAGCAAGGAAACTAAAAAAACACCAATCAATAACACTATATCATTCTGGTATTTCTTAATAAATTGAATGACTTTTTCAAACATTCAATAACTTAAATTGCATTATTTTTAATACATGCCCTGATAAAGCCTGAAAACAAGGGATGGGGCTTTAAAGGATTTGATTTGAATTCAGGATGAAACTGACTGGCAATGAAAAATGGATGATTCTTTAATTCTATTATTTCAACCAAGTCTCTTTTTAAATTCACACCTGCCATAATTATACCATTTTTTTCTAAAATCTTACGATATTCATTATTGAATTCATAACGGTGGCGATGGCGTTCAGAAATATCCAAAACATTTCCATAAAGCTTAAAACTTTTTGTTCCTTTCTTAAGTCTGCATTTATATGCCCCTAATCTCATTGTTCCTCCATATCTTTTTTCCTTTATTAAGTTTTTTTGCTCTAACATTACATCAATCACAGGTTCTTTAGACTGAAAAGCAAATTCAGTAGAATGCGCTTGTTTTAAATTACAAACATTCCTGGCAAATTCTATTACTGCTAACTGCATTCCCAAACATAAACCCAAAAAAGGAATCTTTTGTTCTCTTAAAAATTCAATAACCTTAATTTTGCCCTCTATTCCTCTTTTCCCAAATCCTCCTGGAACAATTACTCCATCAAATTTTTTAAGCTCTTTTAATTTTAAAGGCTGTTTTTCATACTTTTCAGCTGAAAGCCAGTGAATCTCCGGTTTTCTTTTTAAAGACCAACAAGCATGCTTAATCGCCTCAATTACTGAAATATATGAATCCATTAAAGCAAATTTTCCTGTAACAAAATATTTACCAGCAATAGCGATTTTTAATTTTTCAGTATCAGCAGTAATTGATTCAACTAATTTTAACCAATCATTAAGACCTTGTTTTCTTGAACGCAAACCAAATTTCTTTAAAATCTTATTACCCAAATTCTCATTCTCATAATTTATCGGCACTTTATAAAT includes:
- a CDS encoding DUF362 domain-containing protein; this translates as MNKVSKVKVESNLKESVLKAVNEIGGFKKFINRGETVLLKPNFNTADPSPASTDIGFLRAVVELIYECGAKIVMIGDSSTMSLKRGS
- the uppS gene encoding polyprenyl diphosphate synthase, which produces MSIKQVPSHLGIILDGNRRWAKEKGLSAFEGHKEGLDNIKKVINWCKEKGVKTLTLFVFSTENWKRPKKEINYLMKLVEKMQSHFKEASKQDIKIKVIGQRDRLPKAVQLSIKKIEDLTKNNKAMTLNFALSYGGRAEIVEAVKNIIKQKIPVDKISEDDISQNLWTSDLDLIIRTGKEQRISNFLIWQAAYSELYFFKKYWPDFNKKDLNRAISEYVKRQRRYGG
- a CDS encoding NAD(P)-binding protein codes for the protein MSIKSQKTAIAGAGVIGLYLAWKLSEKGHEITVFEKKKQIGKTACSGLFSERIFDFIPESRNLIENEITSAVLHFPKKSLNIKFSKKFLVMSHFELDRLIALFVEKFKGNIVLNSSMEFLPDNFDRIIGCDGALSSTRKLLKLDEPKFRLGIQVFENKKDFSDFVEVWPTENGFLWKIPRGEQVEYGVIEEINKAKIVFDDFLKKNKIKESNFVSALIPQGLIIPSNNRITLCGDAAGLTKPWSGGGVIWGLIGADILLKNFPDFLKYKKELKRFFLPRINFSKLATKSAYFFGFKAPWALPTNFKIESDFLL
- a CDS encoding CTP synthase, which translates into the protein MPRFIFVAGGVMSGIGKGIATSSIARILKSKGFKITAIKIDPYINVDAGTMNPVEHGEVFVMDDGTECDQDIGNYERFLGETLTTDNYITTGRVYQAVIDRERNLQYGGRCVEVVPDIPNEVIARIRKAAKITKADFVLIEIGGTIGEYQNMLFLEAARMMKLKALKQSMFILVSYLPIPDMIGEMKTKPTQTAVRLLNEAGIQPDIILGRSKAPLDEPRKRKISIFCNISKDDIISSPDINPIYKVPINYENENLGNKILKKFGLRSRKQGLNDWLKLVESITADTEKLKIAIAGKYFVTGKFALMDSYISVIEAIKHACWSLKRKPEIHWLSAEKYEKQPLKLKELKKFDGVIVPGGFGKRGIEGKIKVIEFLREQKIPFLGLCLGMQLAVIEFARNVCNLKQAHSTEFAFQSKEPVIDVMLEQKNLIKEKRYGGTMRLGAYKCRLKKGTKSFKLYGNVLDISERHRHRYEFNNEYRKILEKNGIIMAGVNLKRDLVEIIELKNHPFFIASQFHPEFKSNPLKPHPLFSGFIRACIKNNAI